The following proteins come from a genomic window of Fulvitalea axinellae:
- a CDS encoding aldo/keto reductase: MRLRKLGNTGLLVSPIGLGSAALGRPGYINLGHGTDYKAGRTEADMAARSEKMFRLAYQKGVRFFDTARSYGKGEAFLGHWLRTEPHVHDITVSSKWGYVYTAEWQVEAEDHEIKRHNPEVLAQQWEESKQNLGDWLDLYQIHSATLDSGVLENQEVLDGLRKIKADGMRIGLSLGGGVKQGDTLRAAMEIKDGDVPLFDTVQATWNILESSAGNALAEAHDAGMGVILKEVMANGRLTVRNEEPGFAEKREVLNELSEKYGVGPDALALATAVAMPWCDVALTGASTPEQLESNLQALQIHLSTEDLGVLLSLKESPKAYWNTRKNMAWN, encoded by the coding sequence ATGCGACTACGAAAATTAGGAAACACGGGATTACTGGTCAGCCCGATCGGATTGGGATCGGCGGCATTGGGGCGTCCCGGCTACATTAACTTGGGTCACGGCACGGATTATAAAGCGGGCAGAACGGAAGCCGACATGGCCGCCCGGTCCGAGAAGATGTTCCGTTTGGCCTATCAGAAGGGTGTCAGGTTCTTTGACACGGCGCGGTCTTACGGCAAAGGAGAGGCGTTTTTGGGTCACTGGTTGCGCACCGAGCCTCATGTACACGATATTACGGTAAGCTCAAAGTGGGGATACGTTTATACAGCCGAGTGGCAAGTAGAAGCCGAGGACCACGAGATAAAACGACACAACCCGGAAGTGTTGGCCCAGCAATGGGAAGAGTCGAAACAAAACCTTGGCGATTGGCTGGACCTTTACCAGATACATTCGGCGACTCTGGACAGCGGAGTTCTGGAAAACCAAGAGGTATTGGACGGGCTCCGCAAGATAAAAGCCGATGGGATGCGCATCGGCCTATCTCTGGGCGGTGGCGTAAAACAAGGCGATACCCTAAGGGCCGCAATGGAGATTAAGGACGGTGACGTACCGCTTTTCGATACCGTGCAGGCCACCTGGAATATCTTGGAATCGTCGGCGGGAAATGCCTTGGCCGAGGCCCACGACGCAGGTATGGGCGTAATCCTGAAAGAGGTAATGGCCAACGGACGCCTGACCGTACGTAACGAGGAGCCGGGATTCGCCGAGAAAAGGGAGGTGCTGAACGAATTGTCGGAAAAGTACGGCGTAGGGCCTGACGCCCTTGCGCTGGCAACAGCCGTGGCTATGCCTTGGTGCGATGTGGCCCTCACCGGAGCTTCCACCCCTGAGCAGTTGGAAAGCAATCTGCAAGCTTTGCAAATCCATCTTTCAACCGAAGATCTTGGCGTTTTGCTGAGCCTAAAGGAAAGCCCTAAGGCCTATTGGAATACGAGAAAGAATATGGCTTGGAATTAA
- a CDS encoding RagB/SusD family nutrient uptake outer membrane protein — MKKIIYPILALAMLAVSSCGDSFYDFEPKGSLGASSFWKSEEDAIAAANALYANQTHPGSYGQMYTRGYFWYICASDDMIVGRDKAQSIDMKNFENNGSESYTRDLWRVRYQNIRRANEILANVPAMDIGQKVKDRVMGEAYFMSGVMYFELAYRFGDEKMGVPIINVENMDQPNVERPASVVENYKDIEERLKMAAQLLPKFSEYGPEDYGRGHKHAANAYLAKAYAFHAKYDASMWAECAKAADKVIAEPTHDLMDEYTDVFKVKNNWSKEYLWSVVGYIDQPNSGSGLPIVMLENKGWGKYNGWGYFHPTLDLYEEYEAGDKRKKATLMEFGDEFQYFGETRRYYSTNSRTGLQFRKYMDPFEEPLNVNVGSFCTNLNMPLMRYAEVLLLKSEALIMQGQNGDAPLNQIRQRAGLQPISGATMADLKHERRCELAGEWSDRHADLIRWGDAKDVYHKPLYGRRHADKTDPDSGYEVVEVWKARTNFDPATHHIWPIPPHEVEASGGVLKQNAGW, encoded by the coding sequence ATGAAAAAAATCATATATCCTATATTGGCCTTGGCCATGCTCGCCGTGTCTTCCTGCGGTGACAGTTTCTACGATTTCGAGCCGAAAGGTTCCTTGGGAGCTTCGTCTTTCTGGAAATCGGAAGAGGACGCCATCGCCGCCGCAAACGCCCTGTACGCTAACCAGACACACCCCGGAAGTTACGGGCAGATGTATACCCGTGGTTACTTCTGGTATATTTGCGCCTCCGACGACATGATAGTCGGGCGCGACAAGGCGCAGTCTATCGATATGAAAAACTTCGAGAACAACGGTTCTGAATCTTATACCCGCGATCTGTGGCGCGTGCGCTACCAGAATATCCGCCGGGCCAACGAGATTCTGGCCAATGTTCCCGCCATGGATATCGGCCAAAAGGTGAAAGACCGGGTAATGGGCGAAGCCTATTTTATGTCCGGTGTAATGTACTTTGAGCTGGCCTACCGCTTTGGCGATGAGAAAATGGGCGTGCCCATCATCAACGTCGAGAATATGGACCAGCCCAACGTGGAGCGCCCGGCCAGCGTGGTTGAAAACTACAAGGACATAGAGGAGCGCCTAAAGATGGCCGCTCAGCTTTTGCCTAAATTCAGCGAATACGGCCCCGAGGATTACGGACGCGGACATAAGCATGCGGCTAACGCTTATTTGGCCAAAGCCTACGCTTTCCACGCCAAATACGACGCCAGCATGTGGGCCGAATGCGCCAAAGCCGCCGACAAGGTAATTGCCGAACCCACGCACGACTTGATGGACGAATACACCGACGTGTTCAAAGTGAAGAACAACTGGAGCAAGGAATACCTTTGGTCCGTGGTAGGCTATATCGACCAGCCGAATAGCGGTAGCGGATTGCCTATCGTAATGCTGGAAAACAAAGGTTGGGGTAAATACAATGGCTGGGGATATTTCCACCCGACGCTCGATTTGTATGAGGAATACGAAGCCGGTGACAAGCGTAAGAAAGCTACGCTGATGGAATTCGGAGACGAGTTCCAGTACTTTGGAGAAACTCGTCGTTACTATTCTACCAACAGCCGTACGGGCTTGCAATTCAGAAAGTACATGGATCCTTTCGAAGAACCGCTTAACGTAAACGTGGGATCGTTCTGTACCAACCTGAATATGCCGTTGATGCGCTACGCCGAGGTATTGTTGTTGAAATCCGAGGCCCTGATTATGCAAGGCCAAAACGGAGACGCTCCTCTGAACCAAATCCGTCAGCGGGCGGGGCTGCAGCCTATCAGCGGCGCCACCATGGCCGATTTGAAGCACGAGCGCCGTTGCGAACTTGCCGGCGAGTGGTCTGACCGCCACGCCGACCTGATCCGCTGGGGTGATGCCAAGGACGTATATCACAAACCGTTGTACGGCCGTCGCCATGCTGACAAAACGGATCCGGATTCGGGCTACGAGGTAGTGGAAGTATGGAAAGCCCGTACGAACTTCGACCCAGCTACACACCATATCTGGCCGATTCCGCCACACGAGGTAGAGGCCAGCGGAGGTGTACTCAAGCAGAACGCAGGGTGGTGA
- a CDS encoding TonB-dependent receptor, translated as MRLKIFTASFLLVIQALLCAGPSWANAQGAEVNLSRSGSAKVSVVVDNASLATVFSHIEKQTKLKFSYVVERVDVNRKISLNLTNSSLDKTLKAIAERTGLSFYQAEGSILVKDPNWKSGQAEKKQVKGKVTDSKTGEGIPGVNVVVKGTTNGTITDFEGNFKLDVSTGDILLVTYVGYVNEEVQVGANTVYDIAITENVKELSEVVVIGYGTAKKSDLTGSVATVENIEGLKSKAPTNVSDMIQGSISGVTVLSNGGDPTAGFDLRIRGVGTINNADGPLWVVDGVIGAPAPKPNDIESISILKDAASASIYGAQAAGGVIMVTTKRGKKGTVSVDFEMFTGIQQAWKTPKALDAKGMSDFYLTAARGAGKSEADIRSEYPAFVPDLNPNGMITRTDWTDEIFRTAKISDYHVRLSGGNDKVTYLTSLSYQENEGTIRNTFAETYNFLLNADMKLSEKMRIGQHIKAFYQTSRGANTDDGYGGAVTNAIWMPPSASVYGKDGKWGGVAEPDDPFVGSYGDIGNPVAALERNNAKNPSIGVDANLYAEYSVFDFLKARSSFSIRGNMKDYERFFPKVPEPGRPSQVNTLDMSSERGYRYLWENTLTFDKNFDKHHVTAMVGYTAQKQETTGFSAGATGFDKEDDYFIILQNGGTVKTPTSWTFGNSMASVLGRVAYSYADKYFLTANYRRDASSKLSPELRSDEFPAFSAAWRISEEPFMEGIKEQVSSLKLRASWGQIGNVASLGNNDWMLLYSPLNGLLGQSTGLINGYAPLSEGNPNLLWETGEQTDIGIDAELFGGRVIVTADYFNKLTDGMIMRPLKPGTSGVQNSAFENVGAVRNRGFEVELGYRKKEGDFRYSVFANVSMIENEATDLGEAGAVPVGTNVRGVLRPYRHEEGHPLSSFYLIRSAGIFQSDAEAEAYVDKSGKRIQPNAQAGDLKFIDLNGDGVISDLDRDFVGDPYPDFTYGLNANASYKNFDFSMIWQGVSGVDIFNAYNFLTLSAGFSQGYNMRDGALDAWSETNKGSDIPRLTVDDRNGNYATSSDWYLKDGSYLRLRSVTLGYTLPQNILDKTPFSRFRVYVAGRNLLTITDYDGMDPEIGFNGLDQGKYPVAKQFLLGLNVSF; from the coding sequence ATGAGACTTAAAATATTTACGGCGAGTTTTTTACTTGTCATACAGGCATTGCTATGCGCTGGTCCGTCATGGGCTAATGCGCAGGGCGCCGAGGTAAACTTGAGTCGTTCGGGTTCGGCCAAAGTCAGTGTCGTGGTCGATAACGCCTCGTTGGCCACCGTTTTTTCGCATATCGAGAAGCAGACAAAGCTGAAATTCTCTTATGTGGTAGAGCGCGTGGACGTTAATCGGAAAATCAGCCTTAACCTTACCAATTCCAGCCTTGACAAGACGCTGAAGGCCATTGCCGAGCGTACGGGGCTTTCTTTTTATCAGGCGGAAGGGAGCATTCTGGTCAAGGATCCTAACTGGAAATCGGGCCAAGCCGAAAAAAAGCAAGTAAAGGGAAAAGTTACCGACAGCAAAACCGGTGAGGGAATCCCTGGCGTAAACGTGGTGGTGAAAGGTACCACAAACGGAACTATCACCGACTTTGAGGGAAACTTTAAGCTGGACGTATCAACCGGCGATATCCTTTTGGTAACATATGTCGGATACGTGAACGAGGAAGTGCAAGTGGGGGCGAATACGGTTTACGATATCGCCATTACCGAAAACGTGAAGGAGCTTTCCGAAGTGGTGGTAATCGGTTACGGTACGGCCAAGAAGAGCGATTTGACGGGATCCGTAGCAACGGTGGAGAATATCGAAGGCCTGAAATCAAAAGCGCCGACCAATGTTTCGGATATGATTCAGGGATCGATTTCCGGCGTAACCGTTCTTTCGAACGGCGGTGACCCGACAGCGGGTTTTGACTTGAGAATCCGCGGTGTGGGTACCATCAACAACGCCGACGGTCCGCTTTGGGTAGTGGACGGAGTGATTGGAGCGCCGGCGCCGAAGCCAAACGATATCGAATCGATTTCGATTCTTAAAGACGCCGCTTCCGCTTCTATTTATGGTGCGCAAGCCGCTGGCGGTGTTATTATGGTAACCACCAAGCGGGGCAAGAAAGGAACGGTTTCGGTTGATTTCGAAATGTTTACCGGAATCCAGCAAGCCTGGAAAACGCCTAAAGCTTTGGACGCCAAGGGAATGTCTGATTTTTATCTTACCGCCGCCCGTGGCGCCGGAAAGTCGGAAGCCGATATCCGAAGCGAGTACCCGGCTTTTGTTCCGGATTTGAATCCTAACGGAATGATCACCCGCACCGATTGGACCGACGAGATCTTCCGTACGGCCAAAATCAGCGATTATCATGTTCGCCTTAGCGGAGGCAATGATAAGGTGACTTACCTGACCAGCCTTAGCTATCAGGAAAACGAGGGAACCATTCGTAATACTTTTGCCGAAACGTATAACTTTTTGCTGAACGCCGATATGAAGCTTTCGGAGAAAATGCGGATCGGACAGCATATCAAAGCTTTTTACCAGACTTCTAGAGGCGCCAATACCGACGATGGATACGGCGGAGCGGTGACAAACGCTATCTGGATGCCCCCGAGCGCGTCGGTTTACGGAAAAGACGGCAAATGGGGCGGAGTGGCCGAACCGGACGATCCGTTTGTAGGCTCTTACGGCGATATCGGAAACCCGGTGGCGGCATTGGAGCGTAATAACGCCAAAAACCCAAGCATTGGCGTGGACGCCAACCTTTACGCGGAGTATTCTGTCTTCGATTTCCTGAAAGCTCGTTCCAGCTTCTCTATCCGTGGAAATATGAAGGACTACGAGCGTTTCTTCCCTAAAGTGCCCGAGCCGGGACGTCCGTCGCAGGTCAATACCTTGGATATGTCGAGCGAGCGCGGTTACCGTTACCTTTGGGAAAATACGCTGACATTTGACAAGAATTTCGACAAACACCACGTAACGGCGATGGTGGGCTATACGGCCCAAAAGCAGGAAACGACAGGCTTCTCGGCCGGCGCTACCGGTTTTGACAAAGAGGACGACTACTTTATCATCCTCCAAAACGGCGGAACGGTAAAAACCCCGACAAGCTGGACTTTCGGCAACTCAATGGCTTCGGTATTGGGTAGGGTGGCTTATAGCTACGCCGACAAATATTTCCTGACAGCCAACTACCGCCGCGACGCCAGCTCCAAGCTTTCTCCGGAACTGCGTTCGGATGAATTTCCAGCCTTCTCCGCAGCTTGGAGAATTTCGGAAGAACCTTTTATGGAAGGGATAAAAGAGCAGGTGAGTTCGCTGAAGCTTCGCGCCAGCTGGGGACAAATCGGTAACGTTGCCTCTTTGGGCAATAATGACTGGATGCTCCTTTACTCGCCGCTTAACGGCCTTTTGGGACAGAGCACGGGCCTGATCAACGGTTACGCTCCGCTTTCGGAAGGAAATCCGAACTTGTTGTGGGAAACGGGCGAGCAAACCGACATCGGTATCGACGCCGAGCTGTTTGGCGGAAGGGTGATCGTCACCGCCGATTACTTCAACAAACTTACCGACGGAATGATTATGCGTCCGCTGAAGCCCGGTACTTCTGGTGTGCAGAACTCGGCGTTCGAAAATGTGGGAGCCGTACGGAACAGGGGCTTTGAAGTGGAATTGGGCTATCGCAAAAAAGAAGGCGATTTCCGCTACAGCGTATTTGCCAATGTGTCGATGATCGAAAACGAAGCGACTGATTTGGGCGAAGCCGGAGCCGTTCCGGTAGGTACAAACGTGCGTGGCGTTTTGCGTCCGTACCGTCATGAGGAAGGTCATCCGCTTAGCTCGTTCTATCTGATCCGTTCGGCCGGAATCTTCCAGTCGGATGCCGAGGCGGAAGCTTATGTTGACAAGAGCGGAAAGAGAATCCAGCCAAACGCCCAAGCCGGCGACCTGAAGTTTATCGACCTCAACGGCGACGGCGTTATCAGCGACCTTGATCGCGATTTCGTAGGAGATCCTTATCCGGATTTCACTTACGGCCTGAACGCCAACGCCAGCTACAAGAATTTCGACTTCAGTATGATCTGGCAAGGGGTAAGCGGCGTGGATATTTTCAATGCCTATAACTTCCTGACGCTTAGCGCCGGATTCTCGCAAGGATACAATATGCGCGACGGAGCTTTGGACGCTTGGTCGGAGACGAACAAAGGTTCAGATATTCCTCGCCTGACCGTAGACGACAGAAACGGAAACTACGCCACAAGTTCGGATTGGTACCTGAAAGACGGCTCATATCTGCGCCTCCGTAGCGTAACCTTGGGCTACACTTTGCCTCAAAATATCTTGGACAAAACCCCATTCAGCCGATTCAGGGTGTATGTGGCGGGCAGAAACCTGCTGACTATCACCGATTACGACGGAATGGATCCGGAAATCGGGTTCAACGGATTGGACCAAGGAAAATACCCTGTGGCCAAGCAGTTTTTGTTGGGACTTAACGTAAGCTTCTAA
- a CDS encoding RNA polymerase sigma-70 factor, which yields MGKTNDEEIKALVVSIAKNGDRRAFRSFFDALYPLVFKVARHVTLDDELSKDVVSEVFAKLWQRRQTLGEVENIKAFVARSARNRAVDLLRKNKTAHLDLEEAGHLPEAELPDWDDDMGHEEMMTALHRAIESLPERCKIIFKLVKLEGMKQKEVAKTLDISVKTVENQIAKAVKSLALLAKKKVKKAS from the coding sequence ATGGGAAAAACAAACGACGAGGAAATAAAGGCATTGGTTGTATCGATTGCCAAGAACGGTGACAGGCGCGCGTTCCGGTCGTTCTTCGATGCGCTTTATCCGTTGGTATTTAAAGTGGCCCGCCACGTTACGCTGGACGACGAACTTTCGAAGGACGTAGTGTCGGAAGTGTTCGCCAAACTGTGGCAACGCCGGCAAACTTTGGGCGAGGTGGAGAACATCAAGGCCTTTGTGGCGCGGTCGGCCCGAAACCGGGCGGTAGACCTGTTGCGCAAAAACAAAACGGCCCATCTTGATTTGGAGGAAGCCGGACATTTGCCCGAAGCCGAGCTCCCGGACTGGGACGATGATATGGGACACGAGGAAATGATGACGGCTTTGCACCGCGCTATCGAGAGCCTTCCGGAGCGTTGCAAAATTATTTTTAAACTGGTGAAGTTAGAAGGTATGAAACAGAAGGAAGTGGCTAAAACGCTGGATATTTCCGTGAAAACTGTTGAAAACCAGATTGCCAAAGCCGTAAAGTCACTTGCTTTATTAGCAAAAAAGAAGGTGAAAAAGGCTTCCTAA
- a CDS encoding glucose 1-dehydrogenase, giving the protein MKPRLDGQVALVTGANSGIGKAVAMAMAKAGAKVGINYVVNEEATQAMIDEIKESGGEAIALKADVSDEGEVKAMFAKLFEAFGTIDILVNNAGLQRDAKFWEMSVGHWKKVIDVNLTGQFLCAREAVNEFIRRGIVESVSTASGKIICMSSVHDVIPWAGHANYAASKGGVKLLMQSMAQELAPYKIRVNSIGPGAIKTPINKDAWNTPEAEESLLTLIPYKRVGEPSDIGKAAVWLASDESDYVNGATLYVDGGMTLYPGFATGG; this is encoded by the coding sequence ATGAAACCGAGATTGGACGGCCAAGTGGCCTTGGTTACAGGAGCGAATTCGGGAATCGGTAAAGCCGTGGCTATGGCTATGGCCAAGGCCGGAGCCAAAGTGGGCATAAACTACGTGGTAAACGAGGAAGCCACGCAGGCAATGATCGATGAGATCAAAGAATCCGGCGGAGAAGCCATAGCCTTAAAAGCTGACGTAAGTGACGAAGGCGAGGTAAAAGCCATGTTTGCGAAGCTATTCGAAGCGTTCGGAACCATCGATATTCTGGTAAACAATGCGGGACTACAGCGCGACGCCAAGTTCTGGGAAATGTCGGTAGGACATTGGAAGAAGGTTATCGACGTGAATCTTACAGGTCAATTCCTTTGCGCTCGCGAGGCCGTAAACGAATTTATTCGAAGGGGAATCGTGGAGTCGGTTTCCACTGCTTCAGGAAAGATTATCTGCATGAGTTCCGTACACGATGTGATTCCGTGGGCGGGTCACGCCAACTACGCGGCTTCCAAAGGCGGAGTAAAACTTTTGATGCAAAGTATGGCGCAAGAGTTGGCGCCATACAAAATCAGGGTCAACAGTATTGGACCCGGTGCGATAAAAACGCCGATCAACAAAGATGCTTGGAACACTCCGGAAGCGGAAGAATCTTTGCTTACGCTTATCCCATACAAAAGAGTCGGTGAGCCTTCGGACATAGGAAAAGCGGCGGTATGGCTAGCTTCAGATGAGTCTGACTATGTCAATGGCGCCACACTCTACGTAGATGGAGGCATGACGCTTTATCCCGGTTTCGCTACAGGTGGTTGA
- a CDS encoding GMC family oxidoreductase encodes MAEEKYDFIIIGTGAGGGTLLHKLAPTGKRILVLERGGFLPREKENWDTVQVFQKDRYHTDEEWKDHKGRSFHPGTGYWVGGNTKVYGAALFRLREKDFGLVEHSGGVSPAWPISYKELEPYYTQAEKLYGVRGRRQMDRTEPKASEEYPFGPIKHEPRIQEIHNLLEKKGYNPFYIPLGVKLHDDMLESSKCIRCDTCDGFPCLVHAKSDADVDCVRPNMTMQNVELRTHAKVECLVTDESGKRVETVVYSKDGEKHAVKGNTVVISCGAVNSAALLLASANDKHPDGLANSSGMVGRNFMKHNNGAILGISSKPNPTVFQKTMAVNDFYWGDDEFKYPMGHVQLLGKVNKDMLAADAPAFAPGLVLDKMASHSVDWWITGEDLPDPENRVTLKDGKIHLHYTDNNLKGFDRLMKKWCDILKEIECADYIVPHSLYFRKKIPLQAVGHQCGTARFGEDPKTSVLDKNCRTHDVENLYVVDGSFFPSSGAVNPSLTIMANALRVGEHLAKS; translated from the coding sequence ATGGCCGAGGAAAAGTACGACTTCATTATTATAGGAACAGGCGCCGGAGGAGGCACTTTGCTCCACAAGCTGGCCCCGACGGGTAAGCGGATTCTAGTCTTGGAAAGAGGCGGATTTCTTCCCAGGGAAAAAGAGAATTGGGATACCGTACAGGTTTTCCAAAAAGACCGCTACCATACTGATGAAGAGTGGAAAGACCATAAAGGAAGAAGCTTTCATCCCGGTACTGGATATTGGGTAGGGGGCAATACTAAGGTGTATGGCGCCGCGCTTTTTAGGCTCAGGGAAAAAGATTTCGGACTAGTCGAGCATTCTGGCGGAGTTTCTCCCGCTTGGCCGATCAGCTATAAGGAACTGGAGCCCTATTATACCCAAGCCGAAAAACTATACGGTGTAAGAGGTCGCCGACAAATGGACCGAACTGAACCAAAAGCTTCAGAGGAATATCCATTCGGGCCGATAAAACACGAGCCCCGTATACAGGAGATTCATAATCTTTTGGAGAAAAAAGGCTACAATCCGTTTTATATCCCCTTGGGAGTAAAACTGCACGATGATATGCTGGAGTCCAGCAAATGTATCCGTTGTGATACCTGCGACGGCTTTCCTTGCCTAGTACACGCCAAATCCGATGCGGATGTTGATTGCGTAAGGCCGAATATGACCATGCAGAACGTCGAACTTCGGACACACGCAAAAGTGGAATGCTTGGTCACGGACGAATCAGGCAAGCGGGTGGAGACAGTGGTGTATTCTAAAGACGGAGAAAAGCATGCGGTCAAAGGCAATACGGTAGTAATATCCTGTGGAGCCGTCAACTCCGCTGCGCTGTTACTGGCTTCCGCCAATGACAAACACCCCGATGGCTTGGCCAATAGCTCTGGAATGGTGGGCCGGAACTTCATGAAGCATAACAACGGCGCCATACTGGGTATCTCCTCCAAACCCAACCCGACGGTATTCCAAAAAACCATGGCGGTCAATGACTTCTATTGGGGCGATGATGAGTTTAAATACCCGATGGGCCACGTACAGTTATTGGGCAAGGTAAACAAAGACATGTTGGCAGCCGACGCTCCCGCATTTGCGCCAGGCCTGGTGCTGGACAAGATGGCCTCCCATTCCGTAGACTGGTGGATAACTGGCGAAGACCTTCCCGATCCGGAAAACAGGGTAACTCTGAAAGACGGAAAGATCCATCTGCATTACACAGACAACAATCTGAAAGGCTTTGATCGCCTGATGAAAAAGTGGTGCGACATCCTCAAAGAGATCGAATGCGCCGACTATATCGTTCCCCATTCCCTGTATTTCCGTAAGAAAATTCCACTGCAAGCTGTGGGGCACCAATGCGGAACGGCAAGGTTTGGGGAAGATCCGAAGACTTCCGTTTTGGACAAAAACTGCAGGACGCACGACGTGGAGAACTTGTATGTGGTGGATGGAAGTTTCTTCCCATCCAGCGGAGCGGTAAATCCTTCGCTTACAATAATGGCCAATGCGCTCAGGGTGGGTGAACACTTGGCTAAAAGCTGA
- a CDS encoding FecR domain-containing protein gives MIARRLSGELDEAEKAELRAWMDQDPENRKEVSDLRMLWAMYQDDPAIPPADEAFALVEKKIDKERQAERRHIPWGRIAATVALVLALGASLWVGGLQEYLLGGEMLTIRTAEGQRAKLTLPDGTKVTLNGKSKVEYPEVFGIGSRRVKIEGEAYFDVAHDKDKPFYVKFGEFETKVLGTAFDIRAFKAEKEFSVALVSGSVMISGKGEVILEPGQRYRVSKNGEALVESFVPSEDLLWKNHFFEFDNRKIDDVLAELSAWFGLEISVENPHRWENITLTGNFKAKEFEQVMRHLDFIANISYRKTGDKRYVVRQRSK, from the coding sequence ATGATAGCTCGGCGGCTTTCGGGGGAGTTGGATGAGGCGGAGAAAGCCGAATTGAGAGCCTGGATGGATCAGGATCCCGAAAACCGGAAAGAGGTCAGCGATTTGCGGATGTTGTGGGCGATGTACCAAGACGATCCCGCAATTCCGCCCGCCGACGAGGCTTTTGCTCTGGTAGAGAAAAAGATCGATAAAGAGAGGCAGGCGGAGCGAAGGCATATTCCATGGGGACGCATAGCCGCAACGGTGGCTTTGGTGCTTGCCTTGGGTGCCTCGCTGTGGGTTGGCGGTCTTCAGGAATATCTGTTAGGTGGCGAAATGCTGACCATCAGGACTGCTGAAGGGCAACGGGCGAAACTGACATTGCCGGACGGAACCAAGGTTACGCTTAATGGAAAGAGCAAAGTGGAGTACCCAGAAGTGTTCGGAATTGGATCCAGAAGAGTGAAGATCGAAGGAGAAGCGTATTTTGATGTAGCGCATGACAAGGATAAACCGTTTTATGTAAAATTCGGTGAGTTTGAAACCAAAGTGCTGGGAACGGCCTTTGATATCCGGGCTTTCAAGGCCGAAAAAGAGTTTAGCGTAGCCTTGGTCAGCGGAAGCGTAATGATATCCGGGAAGGGTGAGGTAATACTTGAGCCGGGCCAGCGCTACCGGGTTTCGAAAAACGGAGAGGCTTTGGTGGAATCTTTCGTTCCGTCAGAGGATCTTCTATGGAAAAACCACTTCTTTGAGTTCGATAACAGGAAAATTGACGATGTTCTGGCCGAGTTAAGCGCTTGGTTTGGCTTGGAAATATCGGTGGAAAACCCTCATAGATGGGAAAATATCACCCTAACGGGAAATTTTAAAGCCAAGGAATTCGAGCAGGTGATGCGCCATCTGGATTTTATCGCGAACATCTCTTACAGAAAAACCGGAGACAAAAGATACGTTGTGCGTCAAAGGTCTAAATGA
- a CDS encoding chitinase: protein MTRVFITMILALAMLASCGHKKETTSIDQPKKPTAPVKKPKPVKPKTGLEEIISPADFKLLLPDSLESINGEWRRVRDPFYTYEAMLEAAKSFPDFCNTGTLETRKRELSAFLANTSHETTGGWVSAPKGPFYWGYYYVREIDSRYYQERERRIPYYVDTLGMLAKMYPPAPGKHYFGRGPIQISHNYNYGLCSEQLGLGTQLLESPELVAQDSVLAFKTAIWFWMTRQQAKPSCHEVMTGQWEPSAHDKSRGRLPGFGMTINIINGRGECGRWTHDAKNRIGFYKRYMEYFGVSGDGSIGCESMEPY from the coding sequence ATGACCAGAGTTTTCATTACGATGATTTTGGCGCTGGCAATGTTGGCCTCCTGCGGACATAAGAAGGAAACAACAAGCATTGACCAGCCTAAAAAGCCAACGGCTCCTGTCAAGAAACCAAAACCCGTAAAGCCGAAGACAGGGCTGGAAGAAATAATCAGTCCCGCTGATTTCAAACTGTTGCTTCCCGATTCCTTGGAGTCCATAAATGGAGAATGGAGACGAGTACGCGACCCTTTTTATACTTATGAGGCAATGCTGGAAGCGGCCAAAAGCTTTCCCGATTTCTGCAACACGGGAACGTTGGAGACAAGAAAGAGGGAGCTTTCGGCCTTCTTGGCCAATACTTCGCATGAAACCACAGGGGGCTGGGTTTCCGCTCCAAAGGGACCTTTTTACTGGGGGTATTATTATGTCAGGGAAATAGACTCCAGATATTACCAAGAAAGGGAACGCAGGATTCCTTACTATGTCGATACGCTGGGAATGTTGGCCAAGATGTATCCGCCGGCACCCGGCAAACATTACTTTGGCCGTGGCCCTATACAGATCAGCCATAATTACAACTACGGACTCTGTAGCGAGCAATTGGGCTTGGGAACCCAACTACTGGAAAGCCCAGAGCTGGTGGCGCAAGATAGCGTATTGGCTTTTAAAACGGCCATCTGGTTTTGGATGACCAGGCAACAGGCCAAACCGTCCTGCCACGAGGTGATGACCGGCCAATGGGAGCCCTCGGCACATGATAAGAGTAGGGGACGTTTGCCCGGATTCGGAATGACTATTAATATAATAAATGGCCGTGGCGAATGTGGTCGCTGGACTCATGACGCCAAAAACAGGATAGGCTTCTATAAAAGGTATATGGAGTATTTCGGTGTATCTGGCGACGGATCCATTGGTTGCGAAAGCATGGAGCCTTATTAG